In uncultured Draconibacterium sp., one genomic interval encodes:
- a CDS encoding DUF2520 domain-containing protein: EILRPLITETAQKVQELHPKDAQTGPAIRFDENIINAHLSELKEMPGLQELYNSISKSIFEHHQEKQ, encoded by the coding sequence TTGAAATCCTACGGCCACTCATTACGGAAACAGCCCAAAAGGTGCAGGAGTTACATCCGAAAGACGCACAAACAGGCCCGGCTATCCGTTTCGATGAAAACATTATAAATGCTCACCTGAGTGAATTAAAAGAAATGCCCGGTCTGCAGGAATTGTACAATTCAATTTCAAAGAGTATTTTTGAGCATCATCAG